aagcattgtatcagatagagacccaaggtttaCCTCCAGATTCTAGAACAGCTTCCAgcaagccttgggatcacaattgaatctgAGTATGTCTTTCCATCCATAGACAGACGGACAGTCCGAATGGacaatacagatattagaagatattCTTAAAGCCTATGCCTTGGAAATGAGTGACAATTGGGtggaatatatacctcttatggagtttgtttacaacaatagctatcaaactacaattgggatggctccgtataaAGCATTATCtggtagaaagtgcagaactcctctataaAATGGAATtctaagagggagagaaagtgttcctcaaaatatctccaACCAAAGGCCTGCACAAATTTCACAAGAAGGGCAAGTTAAATCCAAGATATATTGggtcatttgagattttaaagcGAGTTGGAGCAGTAACGtacatgttggcattaccaccttccctcagcagtgttcacaatgtcttccatgtatccatgttgaagcactacgttcatgatccatcccacaTACTACCAGTGGAACCAGAATACTTggaagctgatatgacatatgaagaacatcCGGCTGAGATCTTAGactggaaggtgaaaaccctccGCAACCGCTCTtatcgcttttgtgaagattttccATAGGCCAATCACCCGATtgaagaggcatcttgggaaaaagaggatgatattcaaaccttGTATCCTTATGTTTTCGGACAaccaggtactacaattttggggatgaaattttcaaaaagggggggattaatgtgataccctactttctaaacccgatctaattaaccgcattgacttggtttgattatATAGGGACGGAATCGGAGAGAACCGACATAGGTACCATATGAacatggtagcaagggtgaccttgaacttaGGTTGGCCTGACACAaccgagcgggtaccaagtgtaatacgtgcacccaagccttgcacttgcatgcaCCACGAGGCtatgtacaaaaagtaaaggtatgtactagtatttgtgggtgccatcgtaatctaatattatgtgggagtttattcccattgcagcccacctgagatttagaagatattttgggggcctaggtataaaaggaggggagacattaattgtcttttccccaAGTCGGTgaaagagtaaagaagagagagaaagaagaagaaaggaaaagaggaagaagaagaaagaagaagaaggggaagttaACCATAGAGCTTCACTAGATttccaaagattcttaggaaaaccccatccttaaaccttctttttgattttgggaaagaactcacttggatcttgctaatcctacttggataatcaaatctaaggtctactggaaggtgtgtataatgattttgaaagatttaaaaggagtgttggtgaagatccagagtatttggaggttcttgagcaaaataagtgaaatttggggttttattggtgttcttggaaaagaggtaagaatcttcattttcttttgatttgatcttagatctaggttgagggtacgTCATTGGACCTTAgacaagtgatttgagtcaccggATCGTCCCCAAACAAGTTTCCTAAGCCAGAGGAAAGTTGAGAATGATGTTGGAAAGATTTCATTTAAAGACTGAGGGATATTTTTACCCCACATGTCTTCTGGTTTTAGTCCACTTGAGTTCCTAGAACTTAAATTCTAGACTCTAAAGTACCCAGCGGGCTGAAACCGGTGGGCTAtgctggttttagcccacctgagtttcaGAACTCAATTTTCAGGTTCTGAAGTAACCGGTGGGCTAAAACCGACGGGCTACGTCACCCATcggtcttctggttttagcctaCCTGAGTTTTTAGAACTTAGTTTTCAGGTTCTGGAGTAACCAGAAGACTAAAATTGGTGGGCTAACTAGCCCACCAGTCTTTGGCTTTAGCCCACTTgtcttttcaaaaattttcaaaattggtccaaatttgatgggtaatccccatttatgattctaaacccaattttaatgttcaaacatgatgattttgaccctaacatagtgaaatgataaataattatatttatgataggttccactcaATATACGCGTaccccacacatcggatctttttCGTACCGTGTACACATACAGGTAAGTGGGGGGTGGAATttgatttaaattcaaaatgttatgcatcatttgaTATGTGTTAgcctagccatgtcatcatattacttgtgtgtagactagacatcataTATGTCATATCacgcattgtatgtgcatttacataacatgctatgctttactttatgatgaatatcctttatgtcttgacgtatgtgatggaagaatttcatttggacatgatgtaTATACttgactagatgccatagtaagcttgaaaacgagtgcatggtggctcatgGTATGGGACACGATGCCATCGtataatcgtactatgctcatgtagaggcatgtggctagaatgtgatttacccttgtactacgacccttcccaacagggatttATGTATTGGGgaatcattggggggaagcatcgggttgTGGTTGTCGAACTCCCgcagcggttagaagtacgcacggCTGATCACTAGGATAGTCGGTAACTCAAGTGATATATTCAAAGAGCCgattgtactgcttttatttcgggtggagtcacccatttactttctgtcatttaaatttaccAGGAGTCGGTgtgcattttaaatttcaataccaacggtgggccttctctgacaaccctatgggcgtatagCGGAATGGGTTCACGGCTCGTAACTGGGGCATAcgtgcattgtggttgtgagtagcacaaaaACCTATGATCTAGtgatgttgttaggctaatagggttaaaatgaattgcatataggcaCATTTGTTTGGTGATTGTTTGTATGGTTTTCCTTATGtgatcttcctttccacttactgggctagtgagctcatcccacgtgcacaactctttttaggtgattttacaggttacccGCCTGGTAAGCAGGAGCTTGGCCTCAATGTGGAGTTTccatctgaggactggtgggtccctgtcGAGTTCGAGTACGGTGTCGATTGCACGTGCAAGGATTGTGCTACATGGCAGctgtgactcctgagtgattcttttttattattttcgaTGTACTCctttttgttacttgatgcttaaattgttgtattatatatatatatatatatattatgccttcgggcccaaatgtatgtaatttttataactcaatttgggtatcaagtatttaggaaacaattacaggtataaTTATGAATAGGTCTTCCGTTGAAAATATAGGTCTTATCTTAGAatagtagatgtatgttgtatcACAGtcactgcattgttgatcctggcagATTTGTGAGTTAACTAATGTTAACTTGATCACCGGCTCGATTTTATGCGGGTGGAGTGTGACAGACTCTGTGTGAGAAAATCCCATTCCTGATATACCTATAAACACCTATTTTGTGATGGAAATCTATCTAACAATCTATTTCCAACTACGAATGACATCCACGTATAGCATTTCTAGATGTCAAAAATGACTTGAATATGTGTTCCATGGTGGAGTCTCCAGACTATAAAAAGTTGAGAATCTTTCCCTTATATTCTCAATCATTTCACTCTTCCAATAAAAAGTTATCTCATCTTTAGATTTTCTCCATACAAGTGTAAGGTTTTCATTGAGAGACTACAGTTACAGATTAGATACAGTGTAATTAGCCGTGGTTAGTGTTTACACGTaaacctttatatatatatatgtgatgaTCCGTATCTTTAACTAAAACCCACCTTAAAACAAATGCATCCATTGCTTCAATCTGAAGCAGTGGAAGGAACATAATGATGAGATTTCCAGATTGAAAATACATTCCCCTTTGCCTAAACACTGATTTGTCAACGCTGCTTGTATACTTGTCAATGGACTGAGTTTCCTGGAAATCTCATAAAAATATCCACTAGTATGAGTGTAGGACCTTCAATTAAATTAGTGTGAGGAGCTCTTCTCTTCTTATGTTAGGCTTTTGTCACTCTCCACTTCCATAGTGGGATCTTCTTTCCATACAGGTTTTGACTTATATTATCTCTTATGATATCTCCCACTCAACTTGCCATACAAAAGTGTTACAACCTCATCACATTTGCAAAAGCTACAGGAAAAATCCTTCATGACAGGAACTGAAAATCCCATTTGTGCTTTTAGCTTAATTTGTGTTTAAAAACCACCAAAGGTGTTGTCTATTGTGGTTCATTCCTACCTAAAGGCAGGAGACATTGGTTGCCAATATGTGATTCACATTAGTCTAAAGTAAAAGACAGGTTAGGTAGACCACCATGAGTGGTTCTGTGATTTCCATCTTTTTTGACTTTGGATAAATATATATGATACATGTGCCAATACCCCCAAAACCATCCGAAGAGAGGCTATAACAAGAATGGTATAAAAGGAGGAGCAGCTCAAGGATTGTGAGAAGCAAAGCCCACTGATAAAATTTATAGACATGGCAGGCTCTGTGCTTCACCTTCTAGTTATTCTATTGGGTTTTTCTCACCTTATCTCTTTGAATGCTGTCCCATTAGCAAGTAAATATCCCTTAGCTTTCTATTCTTTTGTAGACTCCACActtcctcttctccatttcccTTCTCTAAGCATTCATTGTTTTGTGCTTACAGGGACTAGAAGTCTGTTATCCAATTCTCAAGTTCTTACAGCTTTGGAGATTAATGACCTTCAGGTATTTTACAAATTTGGTGATCAGGGTCTTGAAACAATCAATGCATGAAGTTCTTGTGGAATTTGTGATGTTAAGGTTTTCTATAGAATGAGGTTAAGAtactcaatatttttttttcatttttttcccctctttctgTAAAAACAGGAAATCAAAGAGGAAACATGGAAAGAAGGACTCATCCATGGCAGAATGGAAATGGAGACAATGGATTATCCAGGATCAGGAGCCAATAACCGCCACACTCCACATCCATCAACAGGAGAGAAACAGAGCTAGGAGTTGGACTCTTTAGCTGCACAGGTAGTAAATCTTCATAACCTATTATAATGTAAGAAATTTTCTAAATAGGACTCAGGCTCTTCGAATCATACCCTTTGGTTATTCAGTTATAGGGGAGTGAAATAGGTTTGTAACTAGATTGACTGTACTAGTATGTAAATTTGAGGGAAGCTTAAAGCTATCACCAAAGGTGTACTAAGCTCTAAAGTCAATTCAACAGTAATGTAGAGTGGTTTGAAtctacatgttttttttttttccctaaaaacaGGTATAAATTCCCTTTTGAAAGCTAATGAACTCTAATACAGTAAGGATCAAATCATTGGGTCCCAGTGAAATAAGTTTCCTGCTTTACACTCTTTGCCCCAGCAGTGCCAAAGTAAGATAATGGACATATAATGCAGCTCTTCACTTGATGATCCCTCCATTGAAATCATCCATATCCTTTATAAGGTGTTTGGTTATGTTAACAATTTTCTTCATAAATGGATATACCAAAATGGTTGGGCAAGGCCCTGTTGTGAAGATCCATTCTATCCATTTCATTTTGAATAAAAATCTTGGCAATTACCAGACAATCACTCAACTCATATGTGAGGAGGTCATTAAGTGAAGAACTTAAAGAACAGATTGTGGCATGGTGGTAACTATTGACGCAAAATGGAGACTACCAATATGGATACAGAATATGAatcacataaaa
The sequence above is drawn from the Macadamia integrifolia cultivar HAES 741 unplaced genomic scaffold, SCU_Mint_v3 scaffold215, whole genome shotgun sequence genome and encodes:
- the LOC122065903 gene encoding uncharacterized protein LOC122065903, whose product is MAGSVLHLLVILLGFSHLISLNAVPLARTRSLLSNSQVLTALEINDLQEIKEETWKEGLIHGRMEMETMDYPGSGANNRHTPHPSTGEKQS